The following are from one region of the Acidobacteriota bacterium genome:
- the nuoD gene encoding NADH dehydrogenase (quinone) subunit D has translation MTQYPTSPVLEPVAGQEKTLVLNMGPQHPSTHGVLRLVLEIDGETVVRVMPEIGFLHTGIEKTCEAKFYQQVVPLTDRIDYLCPMTNNLTYCLAVEKLLGLEIPPRAQWMRVLMNELTRINSHLVWLGTHAMDLGAMTVFLYCFREREDVLRLFEMVSGQRMMTSYFRIGGLALDPPLGFFKKVKAFADRFLGNVDEYEGLLTGNPIFLMRVKGVAHLSKEDAIALGATGPTLRGSGVDIDLRRDAPYSSYEKFKFKVPVSNGGDVWARYVCRVQELRESIGIVQQALAGMPEGSTKADAPKVVLPDREKMKTQMEALIYHFKIITEGFTVPAGEVYQAVESPRGEMGYYIVSDGTAKPYRVHMRSPSFANMQVLAKMCEGRLIADVIAAIGSIDVVVGDIDR, from the coding sequence ATGACGCAATATCCCACATCCCCAGTGCTGGAACCGGTAGCCGGTCAGGAAAAGACTCTTGTTCTGAACATGGGGCCGCAGCATCCGTCGACCCACGGCGTTTTGCGGCTGGTACTGGAAATTGATGGCGAGACCGTGGTCCGCGTGATGCCGGAAATCGGCTTCCTGCACACCGGCATTGAAAAGACCTGCGAAGCGAAGTTCTACCAGCAAGTCGTCCCGCTAACCGATCGTATCGACTATCTCTGTCCGATGACCAACAACCTGACCTACTGCCTGGCGGTCGAGAAGTTGTTGGGCCTGGAAATTCCGCCGCGGGCGCAGTGGATGCGTGTCCTGATGAACGAACTGACGCGCATTAATTCGCACCTGGTATGGCTGGGCACCCATGCGATGGATCTCGGTGCGATGACGGTCTTCTTATATTGCTTCCGGGAACGCGAGGACGTGCTTCGACTGTTCGAAATGGTCAGCGGACAGCGCATGATGACCTCGTACTTCCGCATTGGAGGGCTCGCGCTCGATCCGCCCCTCGGATTCTTCAAGAAGGTGAAAGCATTTGCCGATCGTTTCCTCGGGAATGTGGACGAGTACGAAGGCCTGCTAACCGGGAATCCCATCTTCTTAATGCGCGTGAAGGGCGTGGCTCACTTGAGTAAAGAGGATGCCATCGCCTTGGGCGCTACTGGTCCGACACTGCGCGGCAGTGGAGTGGACATCGATCTGCGTCGCGACGCTCCCTACTCGAGCTACGAAAAATTCAAATTCAAAGTGCCGGTTTCCAACGGCGGAGACGTGTGGGCTCGTTACGTTTGCCGCGTACAGGAACTCCGCGAGTCGATTGGCATCGTGCAGCAGGCATTGGCGGGTATGCCGGAAGGGTCGACCAAGGCCGACGCGCCGAAAGTCGTCCTGCCTGATCGCGAAAAAATGAAGACGCAGATGGAAGCCCTCATCTATCACTTCAAAATTATTACTGAAGGCTTCACAGTTCCCGCTGGAGAGGTATATCAGGCAGTAGAATCTCCTCGCGGCGAAATGGGGTATTACATCGTCAGCGACGGTACCGCGAAACCGTACCGCGTTCATATGCGCTCTCCATCCTTTGCCAACATGCAGGTGCTCGCAAAGATGTGCGAAGGAAGGCTGATTGCGGACGTAATCGCCGCGATAGGTAGCATTGACGTGGTCGTGGGCGATATCGACCGCTGA
- a CDS encoding four helix bundle protein, translating to MPSQQEDLRARTKAFAIRIVGVYRALSFKTDAQVLGKQLLRCGTAVAANYRATCRARSKAEWVAKIGIVVEEADETVFWLEMLSDCNIVPLKKLEPLLAEAHELCAIFTASQFTARGNR from the coding sequence ATGCCGTCACAACAAGAAGACCTTCGCGCTCGCACGAAAGCATTTGCAATTAGAATCGTTGGGGTTTATCGGGCGCTCTCGTTTAAGACGGACGCGCAAGTCTTGGGAAAACAACTTTTGCGATGTGGGACAGCGGTCGCGGCAAATTATCGAGCGACATGTCGAGCTCGATCGAAAGCAGAGTGGGTTGCCAAGATCGGCATTGTTGTCGAAGAAGCAGACGAGACGGTGTTTTGGCTGGAGATGCTTTCGGACTGTAACATCGTCCCGTTGAAGAAACTGGAACCGCTGCTGGCGGAAGCGCACGAACTGTGTGCGATTTTCACGGCGTCCCAGTTTACGGCTCGCGGGAATCGGTAG
- the thiS gene encoding sulfur carrier protein ThiS — MNLTINGELRTLPSAGTLEVLVDQLGMKSDRVAIELNREIVPRDRWSQTSLRDGDRLEIVHFVGGGLGKESEKSV, encoded by the coding sequence ATGAACTTAACCATCAACGGGGAGCTTCGTACCCTCCCTTCCGCCGGAACCCTGGAGGTTCTAGTCGACCAGCTCGGCATGAAGTCGGATCGCGTTGCGATTGAATTGAATCGTGAGATCGTTCCTCGCGACCGCTGGTCGCAAACCAGCCTGCGAGATGGAGACCGCCTCGAGATCGTGCACTTCGTAGGTGGCGGTCTTGGCAAAGAATCGGAGAAAAGTGTATGA
- a CDS encoding NADH-quinone oxidoreductase subunit C: MALTPAITDLEQLKSHPAVARLLEWNTAAVQSAKYDRDELTIWVDKHLIRDACAILRDNPACPFDYLCDVTAVDWFPSQPRFEVVYHLLSLSKKERVRLKARLDDEGPVLESVTSVWPAANYFEREVFDLFGIRFTGHPRLERLLMPDDWEGHPLRKDYPVEGYR, from the coding sequence ATGGCGCTCACCCCCGCTATCACCGATCTCGAGCAGTTGAAATCGCATCCAGCGGTGGCGCGCCTGCTGGAATGGAACACTGCTGCCGTGCAAAGCGCCAAGTACGATCGCGATGAACTCACGATCTGGGTCGACAAACACCTGATCCGCGATGCGTGCGCGATTTTGCGTGATAATCCGGCTTGCCCATTCGATTACTTGTGTGACGTGACCGCGGTCGACTGGTTTCCTTCGCAGCCACGCTTCGAGGTTGTTTACCATCTCTTGTCGCTCTCGAAGAAGGAGCGCGTGCGATTGAAGGCCCGGCTGGATGATGAAGGTCCGGTGCTGGAGTCGGTCACGTCGGTATGGCCTGCTGCAAACTATTTTGAGCGCGAAGTATTTGACCTGTTCGGCATTCGCTTCACCGGCCATCCCCGTCTGGAACGCCTTTTGATGCCCGACGATTGGGAAGGCCATCCGCTGCGGAAAGACTATCCAGTGGAGGGATACCGGTAA
- the nuoF gene encoding NADH-quinone oxidoreductase subunit NuoF, which translates to MASLVSHPDEVRVVSKRFGQGATNIDRYLELDGYKAVQKALSMQPDAIINEVKNSGLRGRGGAGFSTGMKWSFVPKQSAKPKYVLCNGDESEPGTCKDRLIFEHDPHAVIEGVMIAAIAVGSHTGYIYIRGEYRYLSIIMQKAIRDAYAKGFLGKNIFGSGYDLDIFWHGGAGAYEVGEESALMESLEGKRGIPRIRPPFPAVVGLWGGPTVINNAETLASVPHIILGGAEWFAGLGTPKNGGTRLFCLAGNLNKPGVYELPMGYNLKKMIYEVGGGIPNGRALKAVVPGGSSTPILTAAEIDVAMDFDGVAKAGSMLGSGGVVVLDDSNCMVKFALRTMKFYRHESCGWCIPCREGTDWLEKTLKRFHSGGGVMKDIDNIYYLSENMLGKTFCPLGDAAAMPTMAFVKKFRKEFEDHLEGKPCPFEKASTLAPLPVFA; encoded by the coding sequence ATGGCATCTTTGGTCTCACATCCCGACGAGGTACGAGTAGTCTCGAAGCGCTTTGGCCAGGGAGCGACGAACATCGATCGCTACCTGGAACTGGACGGCTACAAAGCCGTGCAGAAAGCCCTCAGCATGCAACCGGACGCGATCATCAATGAAGTCAAGAACTCCGGGTTGCGCGGGCGCGGCGGCGCAGGATTCTCGACCGGGATGAAATGGTCATTCGTTCCCAAACAGTCGGCCAAGCCGAAATACGTTTTGTGCAACGGGGACGAGAGCGAGCCCGGCACCTGTAAAGACCGGCTGATCTTCGAACACGATCCGCATGCGGTGATCGAAGGCGTGATGATCGCCGCCATCGCCGTTGGATCCCACACCGGCTACATCTACATTCGCGGCGAGTATCGCTACCTGTCGATCATCATGCAGAAGGCGATCCGAGACGCCTACGCAAAAGGCTTTCTCGGCAAGAACATTTTTGGCAGTGGATACGATCTCGACATCTTCTGGCACGGCGGCGCGGGCGCTTACGAAGTCGGCGAAGAGTCGGCGCTGATGGAGTCGCTTGAAGGCAAGCGCGGCATTCCCCGCATTCGACCTCCCTTCCCGGCCGTGGTTGGACTTTGGGGCGGACCGACGGTTATCAACAATGCCGAGACGCTGGCCTCTGTGCCGCACATTATTCTGGGCGGTGCGGAATGGTTCGCGGGACTGGGTACGCCGAAGAACGGCGGCACGCGGCTGTTCTGTCTCGCGGGCAACCTGAACAAGCCGGGCGTCTACGAATTGCCGATGGGCTACAACCTCAAGAAGATGATCTACGAGGTCGGCGGCGGGATTCCGAATGGACGCGCGCTCAAGGCAGTTGTTCCTGGCGGATCAAGCACTCCGATACTAACCGCGGCCGAGATCGATGTGGCGATGGATTTCGATGGCGTCGCAAAAGCGGGATCCATGCTCGGTTCCGGCGGCGTGGTCGTGCTCGACGATTCCAACTGCATGGTCAAATTCGCGCTGCGCACGATGAAGTTCTACCGCCACGAAAGTTGCGGATGGTGTATCCCGTGCCGCGAGGGTACGGACTGGCTGGAGAAGACGCTGAAGCGCTTCCATTCCGGCGGCGGCGTGATGAAAGACATTGATAATATTTACTACCTCTCCGAAAACATGCTGGGCAAGACTTTCTGTCCGCTCGGAGATGCGGCCGCGATGCCGACGATGGCGTTCGTGAAGAAGTTCAGAAAAGAGTTTGAAGATCATTTGGAAGGCAAGCCGTGTCCGTTTGAAAAAGCGAGCACGCTCGCGCCGTTACCTGTTTTTGCGTAG
- a CDS encoding patatin-like phospholipase family protein, translating to MFVFLVTACFAQQETSAQPPATIAAPGDQAAKPRRPRIGVALEGGGALGFAHIGVLRWFEEHHIPIDYIAGTSMGGLIGGLYATGQSPKQMEEFVREQDWDTVIAGRTAYEDLSYRRKEDVRAFQNAIKLGLKNGFSVASGLNAGHEVSMIIDREVLPYSGLSSFDDLPIPFRCVATDLVSAKEVVFSQGSLQTALRATMSIPGLFAPVHDGDKVYVDGGLIGNLPTDVVRAMGADIVIAVHLDTTPIDPKQIQSVFGVLGRSIDVVIRDNEIRGMRNADLIVNVDLRAYNSLDYNKGGSIVGIGTEAAAAKARVLEPYSMDETAWQEYLQARKARERRTVAVPQFVRVEGTNPEAARNLEKFLQPLVGKPVNSARLNQYLTRLTGIGKYDSADYALAHRDGQDGLTITVHEKTYAPPILQVGFSVDGSENDDVSFTLLTRLTFMDIAGYRSEWRTDVQFGNTYGVSTELYRPFAATSRWFVAPHADAVSTSFKVFVKNNPHADYRLYRTHVGTDLGYGFNRFTELRAGYEVGYLDAHLRLGTPEFASIAGRVGDTKLHFLATHLDDPIAPRDGYSFESTFQWFDTNPGATGSFPLLHAEGMYFKPITHPASLFVQAEGGTAFGSRRIGVPQFFLGGPARLSAYGTNEFFGNQFYYFRAGYLHDLLTLPPFVGKKVYAFGAYEFGKMYESPTASKFPNDIAAGILAETAVGPLLVGASVGDSGHRKWFFQLGHVF from the coding sequence ATGTTTGTATTTCTGGTGACCGCCTGTTTTGCTCAACAAGAAACTTCTGCCCAACCCCCGGCGACGATTGCCGCGCCCGGCGATCAAGCCGCAAAACCAAGGCGCCCGCGGATCGGTGTGGCGCTCGAAGGCGGCGGCGCGCTCGGCTTCGCGCATATTGGCGTGCTGCGTTGGTTCGAAGAGCACCATATTCCGATCGACTACATCGCCGGTACGAGCATGGGTGGTTTGATTGGCGGGCTCTACGCTACCGGCCAGAGTCCCAAGCAGATGGAGGAATTCGTCCGAGAGCAGGACTGGGACACGGTCATTGCCGGTCGCACTGCCTACGAGGATCTTTCGTATCGAAGAAAAGAGGATGTGCGCGCGTTTCAAAACGCGATCAAGCTTGGCTTGAAGAACGGTTTTTCAGTGGCCTCCGGTCTGAATGCGGGACACGAAGTGAGCATGATCATCGATCGCGAAGTACTCCCTTACTCCGGCCTTAGTTCCTTTGACGACTTGCCGATTCCGTTTCGCTGTGTAGCGACTGACCTGGTGTCTGCAAAAGAAGTCGTGTTCTCGCAAGGTTCGTTGCAGACCGCGTTGCGCGCCACCATGTCCATACCGGGTTTATTTGCCCCGGTGCACGACGGTGACAAAGTCTATGTTGACGGTGGATTGATCGGAAATCTGCCCACCGACGTCGTCCGCGCGATGGGCGCCGATATCGTGATTGCCGTGCACCTGGATACGACACCGATCGATCCCAAGCAGATTCAGTCGGTGTTCGGAGTCTTGGGGCGCTCGATCGATGTTGTGATTCGCGACAATGAAATACGAGGCATGCGAAACGCCGACCTGATCGTGAATGTTGATCTGCGAGCTTACAACTCGCTCGACTACAACAAAGGTGGATCCATCGTTGGCATCGGCACCGAAGCGGCTGCGGCCAAGGCTCGCGTGCTGGAACCCTATTCGATGGACGAAACCGCGTGGCAGGAATATCTGCAGGCGAGAAAGGCACGCGAGCGCCGGACCGTAGCCGTCCCGCAGTTTGTGCGCGTTGAAGGAACCAATCCGGAAGCAGCTCGCAATTTAGAAAAATTTCTACAGCCGCTGGTCGGCAAACCTGTCAACAGTGCGCGCCTGAATCAATATCTGACGCGCCTGACCGGAATCGGCAAGTACGATTCGGCCGACTACGCTCTCGCGCATCGTGACGGACAAGATGGCCTCACCATCACTGTCCACGAGAAGACCTACGCGCCTCCAATTCTGCAAGTCGGGTTCAGCGTGGATGGCTCTGAAAATGACGATGTAAGCTTCACGCTCCTCACTCGACTCACGTTCATGGACATTGCCGGATATCGCTCCGAGTGGCGCACCGATGTGCAATTTGGCAATACCTATGGAGTGTCGACTGAACTCTATCGACCCTTCGCGGCGACGAGTCGATGGTTTGTTGCACCGCACGCCGACGCTGTCAGTACCTCGTTCAAGGTGTTCGTCAAGAATAATCCGCACGCTGACTACCGGCTCTACCGCACGCACGTGGGCACTGATCTGGGATATGGATTCAACCGTTTCACCGAACTCCGCGCGGGTTATGAGGTCGGATACCTCGACGCCCATTTGCGTCTCGGTACGCCGGAGTTTGCCTCCATCGCGGGCCGCGTCGGCGATACCAAACTGCATTTTCTGGCCACCCACCTCGACGACCCCATTGCGCCCCGTGATGGCTACAGCTTCGAAAGCACATTTCAATGGTTTGACACCAACCCCGGCGCTACTGGCTCCTTTCCGTTGCTGCATGCCGAGGGAATGTATTTCAAGCCGATCACTCATCCCGCATCGCTTTTTGTGCAGGCAGAAGGCGGTACCGCATTCGGATCTCGCCGTATCGGTGTGCCGCAGTTTTTCCTGGGAGGTCCGGCGCGTCTGAGCGCCTATGGCACGAATGAATTCTTCGGCAACCAGTTCTACTATTTTCGCGCCGGGTACCTGCACGACCTCCTGACGCTACCGCCGTTCGTCGGCAAGAAGGTGTATGCGTTTGGTGCCTACGAATTCGGCAAGATGTACGAATCTCCTACTGCCAGCAAGTTTCCCAACGATATTGCCGCCGGTATTCTTGCGGAAACGGCGGTCGGACCGCTCCTGGTCGGCGCGAGCGTAGGAGACAGCGGCCACCGAAAATGGTTCTTCCAACTGGGACACGTGTTCTAG
- a CDS encoding DUF4197 domain-containing protein encodes MRIRTRAFGAVLFFSATFGFAQLGDIARDLGLGQQTKLSDTKLASGLKEALRVGADKSVKLTGRTDGYFANEAIKILVPKNLHPLETGLRAIGYGSKVDEFVLSMNRAAEAAAPQARKIFGDAILAMTFEDARKIFSGGDTAATDYFKSKTTEQLTAAFRPIIEKTMNANGVTQQYNTLVGQYKSIPFAKKQDMDIDNYVVTKALDGLFYTLGQQEKEIRKNPAARTTSLLKEVFGKYKP; translated from the coding sequence ATGAGGATTCGCACTCGTGCATTTGGCGCCGTGTTGTTTTTTTCGGCCACATTCGGTTTCGCGCAACTCGGGGATATTGCCAGGGACCTTGGGCTGGGACAGCAAACCAAACTCAGCGACACAAAACTGGCGTCAGGATTAAAGGAAGCTCTGCGAGTGGGCGCGGACAAGTCCGTGAAGCTGACCGGACGCACAGATGGATACTTTGCCAATGAGGCGATCAAGATCCTGGTGCCGAAGAACCTGCATCCGCTCGAAACCGGATTGCGGGCAATCGGCTACGGTTCGAAAGTGGACGAGTTCGTGCTGAGCATGAATCGCGCAGCAGAGGCAGCCGCGCCGCAGGCGAGAAAGATTTTTGGCGATGCAATTCTGGCGATGACGTTCGAGGATGCGCGCAAAATATTTTCAGGCGGAGACACCGCCGCCACCGACTATTTCAAAAGCAAAACTACCGAGCAGTTGACGGCTGCATTTCGTCCGATCATTGAAAAGACCATGAACGCGAATGGCGTCACGCAGCAGTACAACACGCTGGTGGGGCAATATAAGTCGATTCCCTTTGCTAAAAAGCAAGACATGGACATCGACAACTATGTCGTGACGAAAGCCCTCGATGGCTTGTTCTACACGCTGGGACAACAGGAAAAGGAAATTCGGAAGAATCCAGCCGCGCGCACGACCAGTCTGTTGAAAGAAGTTTTTGGGAAATACAAACCCTGA
- a CDS encoding NAD(P)H-dependent oxidoreductase subunit E, whose protein sequence is MKFSQEFESRFTEMLGHYPTKRSVLVPTLLYAQDEVGSLTDEVILELAQRLDLTELEVRNVISYYSLLSTKPRGKYNVQVCTNIACMLVGGEQLLDHCKKKLGVQHKGTTADGMFTVEEVECIGACSWAPAIQVNYDFHENLTIDRLDQVLDEYKKKGKQ, encoded by the coding sequence ATGAAATTTTCGCAAGAATTCGAGAGCCGCTTCACCGAGATGCTCGGACATTATCCGACGAAGCGTTCCGTGCTCGTCCCGACTCTCTTGTACGCGCAGGACGAGGTCGGGTCGCTGACCGACGAAGTCATCCTGGAATTGGCGCAGCGCCTTGACTTGACCGAACTTGAAGTCCGCAATGTGATCAGCTACTACTCCCTGCTTTCCACGAAGCCGCGCGGGAAATACAACGTGCAGGTCTGCACAAACATTGCGTGTATGCTGGTCGGCGGAGAGCAACTTCTCGATCACTGCAAGAAAAAACTTGGCGTCCAACACAAAGGCACGACCGCAGACGGGATGTTCACTGTGGAAGAGGTGGAGTGCATCGGTGCCTGCAGTTGGGCGCCCGCGATCCAGGTCAACTACGATTTCCACGAAAACCTGACCATCGACAGGCTCGACCAGGTGCTCGATGAGTACAAGAAAAAGGGGAAGCAGTAG
- the ndhC gene encoding NADH-quinone oxidoreductase subunit A yields MPANYFESYLPLLLHFVIAFTVAGAIVTLSWLIGQRKPNRAKMSPYECGVTPVGNARERFSVKFYLVAMLFILFDVEAVFLYPWAIILRELRMFGFLEMLVYVGIVLVGLFYVWKKGVLDWGATGGKRGHV; encoded by the coding sequence ATGCCAGCCAATTATTTCGAGAGTTACCTGCCTCTGTTGTTGCATTTCGTGATCGCATTCACGGTCGCGGGCGCAATTGTGACCCTGTCCTGGCTGATCGGACAGCGGAAGCCGAACCGCGCCAAGATGTCTCCCTACGAGTGCGGCGTGACGCCGGTTGGCAACGCCCGGGAACGGTTTTCGGTCAAGTTTTACCTGGTGGCAATGCTCTTTATATTGTTCGACGTAGAAGCGGTTTTCCTCTATCCATGGGCAATCATTTTGCGTGAATTGAGGATGTTTGGATTCCTGGAAATGCTGGTGTACGTCGGCATCGTGCTGGTGGGCCTTTTCTACGTCTGGAAAAAAGGCGTGCTTGATTGGGGCGCGACCGGCGGCAAGCGAGGACACGTCTAA
- the nuoG gene encoding NADH-quinone oxidoreductase subunit NuoG: protein MPDVTLTVDGKTLTAPAGTLLIEACKSAAIEVPSFCYYPNLSLQGACRMCVVKVEKMPKLQTACTTVVAEGMIVTTDSDEIRQSRKAMVELLLGNHPLDCPVCDAGGECELQDMTFSYGAAESKFMEAKNHKEEQQWSPVVFFDRPRCILCYRCVRVCGEAMDVWALGVQNRGVGSLISPNQDDHLDCEECGMCIDICPVGALTSGAYRYKTRPWEMNHVGTVCTHCGDGCKTTLGVRRCDTGMEIVRGDNRDKSGINNDFLCIKGRYAFDFAHHKERLTQPLIRKNGKLNPATWEEAFTLIGKRFAEVRDKDGGSAIGVIGSNRTTNEENYLLSKFARVVLKTNNVDHHRTADYAALAGSLHGKPGMTATMREVFDAPAVLLLGNDPTNQHPLLAYQIRNNVRLHRSRLYTINSAPIKLRRQSAAFGLLPAGTEGKAVGFLSGDDSLLDSLVTDMTNRDAWTALREKVRGEQNLIIAFGSEVRGADVQKLVALASSLAGAKLICLSDYANSRGAADMGLYPDLLPGYQPVADSVQFRDEWGNIPQDKGLNLPGMLDAAATGKLKALYVVGSNPVGRLGIDPASLSKTFIVVQEMFITETATLADVVLPAANAYEKEGTVTNTCGDVQLAKKAGDVSGTKPDFEMIVRIADAMGFDVRKLVPFGHGTRADMGQTRGVQSGEADRHAVWLEAHNLEPRMTPFDPIAILDEIQRVVAGYDVSRLNLLAGNDQHTEIASSGPSALHAPELIVPAHDDLFSSGTLGRYSHTLNSVMENKSAETEIAAD from the coding sequence ATGCCTGATGTCACACTAACTGTCGACGGCAAGACCCTCACAGCTCCGGCTGGGACGCTGCTCATTGAAGCCTGCAAGAGCGCGGCCATCGAAGTTCCATCCTTTTGTTATTACCCCAACCTGTCGCTGCAGGGCGCTTGCCGCATGTGCGTTGTCAAAGTCGAGAAGATGCCTAAGCTGCAGACCGCCTGCACGACGGTGGTTGCCGAAGGCATGATCGTTACCACCGACAGTGACGAAATACGTCAATCTCGCAAGGCCATGGTCGAGTTGCTGCTGGGGAACCATCCGCTTGATTGCCCGGTGTGCGATGCGGGCGGCGAGTGTGAATTGCAGGACATGACGTTCTCGTACGGCGCCGCCGAGTCGAAGTTCATGGAGGCCAAGAACCACAAAGAAGAACAGCAGTGGTCTCCGGTCGTATTTTTCGATCGTCCGCGTTGCATACTTTGTTATCGCTGCGTGCGGGTTTGCGGTGAAGCCATGGATGTCTGGGCCCTGGGCGTCCAGAATCGCGGTGTCGGTTCCCTCATTTCTCCCAACCAGGACGATCATCTGGATTGCGAAGAGTGCGGCATGTGCATCGACATCTGCCCGGTCGGCGCGCTTACGTCCGGCGCGTACCGCTACAAGACTCGTCCGTGGGAAATGAACCACGTCGGCACGGTCTGCACGCATTGCGGAGACGGCTGTAAAACCACTCTCGGCGTTCGCCGCTGCGATACCGGCATGGAAATCGTGCGCGGTGACAACCGCGACAAGAGCGGTATCAACAACGACTTTCTCTGTATCAAGGGCCGCTACGCTTTTGATTTCGCCCATCACAAAGAACGCCTGACCCAACCTCTTATTCGCAAGAATGGCAAACTCAATCCCGCCACTTGGGAAGAAGCCTTCACCCTCATCGGCAAACGCTTTGCCGAAGTGCGGGACAAAGATGGCGGCTCAGCGATCGGCGTGATCGGATCGAATCGCACGACCAACGAAGAAAATTATCTGCTGTCAAAATTTGCGCGCGTGGTATTGAAGACGAACAACGTCGATCACCATCGCACTGCCGACTATGCGGCGCTGGCGGGTTCTCTGCACGGCAAGCCCGGAATGACAGCCACCATGCGCGAAGTCTTTGATGCGCCGGCTGTGTTGCTTCTGGGGAACGACCCCACCAATCAGCATCCACTGCTCGCTTACCAGATTCGCAACAATGTTCGGCTCCATCGGTCGCGGCTGTACACGATTAACTCCGCACCGATCAAGTTGCGCCGTCAATCCGCCGCATTCGGCCTGCTTCCCGCAGGAACGGAAGGAAAGGCAGTCGGATTCCTCTCCGGCGACGATTCCCTTCTCGATTCGCTCGTCACCGACATGACGAATCGCGATGCCTGGACGGCGCTGCGTGAGAAAGTTCGTGGCGAACAAAATCTCATCATCGCGTTTGGATCGGAAGTACGCGGCGCGGACGTCCAGAAGTTAGTTGCGTTGGCCTCGTCACTCGCAGGAGCAAAGTTGATCTGCCTGAGCGACTACGCGAATTCGCGCGGCGCGGCCGACATGGGACTCTACCCTGACTTGCTGCCAGGATATCAACCGGTTGCGGATTCCGTACAGTTCCGCGACGAGTGGGGCAACATTCCGCAGGACAAAGGTTTGAACTTGCCGGGAATGTTAGATGCCGCAGCGACTGGCAAACTGAAAGCACTCTACGTAGTCGGATCGAATCCGGTGGGACGGCTTGGCATTGATCCTGCTTCGTTATCCAAAACTTTCATCGTCGTGCAAGAGATGTTCATCACGGAAACCGCCACCCTGGCGGACGTTGTGTTGCCGGCAGCCAATGCCTACGAAAAGGAAGGCACGGTCACCAACACTTGCGGCGATGTACAGCTCGCCAAGAAGGCCGGGGACGTCAGCGGCACCAAACCGGATTTTGAAATGATCGTTCGCATCGCCGACGCGATGGGCTTCGATGTGCGCAAGCTGGTTCCCTTCGGACACGGTACTCGCGCCGACATGGGTCAGACCCGCGGCGTGCAGTCGGGCGAAGCCGACCGCCATGCAGTCTGGCTCGAAGCGCACAATCTTGAACCACGTATGACGCCGTTCGATCCGATCGCAATTCTGGATGAAATCCAGCGGGTTGTGGCGGGATACGATGTTTCGCGACTCAATCTGCTGGCAGGTAACGATCAACACACCGAGATTGCCAGTAGCGGTCCGAGCGCGTTGCACGCGCCGGAACTCATCGTTCCAGCGCACGACGATCTATTTAGCTCCGGAACTTTGGGGCGATATTCCCATACATTGAATTCGGTCATGGAAAACAAGTCGGCGGAAACAGAAATTGCGGCCGACTAG
- a CDS encoding M48 family metalloprotease → MSDSNSRIFKAALLASLLAVGIPLLAQRAHNFSPGFNLFSKEQDMQLGQESAAQVRKQMTVIQDPVLTAYVTRVGKRLMASREAQESGFPFTFEVVADPSINAFALPGGPMFINTGLLRAVDNEAQLAGVMGHEMSHVILRHGTNQASKRNLFQLGPALAAQLTNKGTLVGQLEQMGIGVFAGGVLLKFSRTAESEADLTGSHLMSESGYDPMEMARFFNKLNAQGGHGLQFLSDHPNPANRERAIQQEARALPQKRYGSESGEFKRMKGVVAKIQEPKPKPQAPQN, encoded by the coding sequence ATGAGTGATTCCAACTCAAGAATTTTCAAGGCAGCTTTGCTCGCAAGCCTCTTGGCGGTTGGCATTCCGCTGTTGGCGCAGCGCGCGCACAACTTCTCGCCCGGGTTCAATCTCTTCTCCAAGGAACAAGATATGCAACTCGGGCAGGAATCGGCCGCGCAAGTTCGCAAGCAGATGACCGTCATTCAGGATCCCGTTCTGACTGCGTATGTCACGCGAGTCGGCAAGCGCCTCATGGCTTCCCGTGAAGCGCAGGAGAGCGGGTTTCCGTTCACGTTCGAAGTGGTCGCCGATCCGTCTATCAACGCATTCGCGCTGCCGGGCGGCCCCATGTTCATCAATACCGGCCTGCTGCGCGCGGTCGATAACGAAGCCCAACTTGCTGGCGTGATGGGACATGAAATGTCCCATGTGATCCTGCGCCACGGGACGAACCAGGCTTCCAAAAGAAACTTGTTTCAGTTGGGCCCGGCGTTGGCGGCGCAGCTGACAAATAAAGGAACATTGGTTGGGCAACTCGAGCAAATGGGGATTGGAGTCTTTGCGGGAGGCGTTCTCCTGAAATTTTCCCGCACCGCCGAAAGCGAGGCTGACCTGACGGGATCTCACTTAATGTCAGAATCCGGCTACGATCCGATGGAGATGGCGCGTTTTTTCAATAAACTGAACGCTCAAGGCGGACATGGACTTCAATTCTTGTCCGACCATCCTAATCCCGCCAATCGGGAGCGTGCGATCCAGCAGGAAGCGCGGGCTCTGCCGCAAAAGCGCTACGGTTCCGAGAGCGGCGAGTTCAAGAGAATGAAAGGAGTCGTGGCGAAGATCCAAGAGCCGAAGCCAAAGCCGCAAGCCCCCCAGAACTAG